A region of Vibrio tubiashii ATCC 19109 DNA encodes the following proteins:
- the tesA gene encoding multifunctional acyl-CoA thioesterase I/protease I/lysophospholipase L1 codes for MFRLLSLVLLLLSVNPAYSKTLMILGDSLSAGYQMPIEQAWPSLLTDDLAKSGQQVSVINASISGDTTGNGLARLPQLLQQHNPEYVLIELGANDGLRGFPTGIVQKNLSDMITMIRDSDATPLLMQIHILPNYGKRYTEAFASVYPKVSQNLDVPLLPFFLEGVIIKPEWMMSDGLHPKPEAQPWISNFVADELINHF; via the coding sequence ATGTTTCGACTACTTTCCCTTGTTCTTCTACTTTTGTCTGTAAATCCTGCTTACAGCAAAACCCTTATGATTTTAGGTGACAGCTTAAGCGCTGGTTATCAAATGCCTATCGAACAGGCTTGGCCTTCTCTTCTTACGGATGATCTCGCTAAAAGCGGTCAACAAGTCTCGGTCATCAACGCCAGCATCTCTGGTGATACGACAGGCAATGGTCTGGCACGACTTCCTCAATTGCTCCAACAACATAACCCAGAATACGTCCTCATTGAGCTAGGTGCTAACGATGGGTTACGAGGTTTTCCAACTGGAATCGTGCAAAAGAACCTGTCAGACATGATTACTATGATTCGAGATTCAGACGCAACGCCACTACTTATGCAGATTCACATTCTGCCAAACTATGGAAAACGCTACACTGAAGCATTCGCCTCTGTCTACCCGAAAGTGTCACAAAACCTTGATGTCCCTCTGCTGCCCTTTTTCCTTGAAGGCGTCATCATAAAACCAGAATGGATGATGTCCGACGGTTTGCATCCAAAGCCTGAAGCTCAACCTTGGATTTCTAATTTTGTTGCAGATGAGTTAATAAATCACTTCTAA